The following proteins come from a genomic window of Dermacentor albipictus isolate Rhodes 1998 colony chromosome 8, USDA_Dalb.pri_finalv2, whole genome shotgun sequence:
- the LOC135913720 gene encoding uncharacterized protein, with the protein MGGSGSRAASTAHRPVPPPPQQARSDALALSSAPRSGPLLVPGYAMFFRRAWSRLRKAPASTAAAPYASPADLRDAGVDQQSTGSASTAAEDSGKAPGGGPSARATSLMGVVMSSAAEERIRWRRNGRDRRRSWGFRKLKTRSDSAVSSPEDPASQKAPTNVAADVAGALAEGSPRSPSANKPGLSPAGTLDPTTVIGATAGADDYACLAEDDINWSTGYVKLCYMPDALNQECSSFQDLRKGLDECPATTVQSQVVVERLQSVEQRVNLRDGRSVFSETTERICYGRKTARVVSEGDASAEQACELMTFDADGSMTTAVLQRSVVVQQKRSGTDCPGWQTSTPDTADEERTVLAVPQQQVLQTTSTTTAGVTPEPIETRRCGSLSPTGPAVGNYCPVGLLIQPHQQHQQQRRRCWGNGLSNDDNGRGGAAVRRRDSVFGSGSFLYALRHSPPANFPPPHPPATSEQQRQQQFWCGDRGSLENYAARGDFSGQAGTWHNRHRRHRVPRAERCSGSAASSEDDGSALARRTSSRQRSGTVAAKASFDDGEVADIFMFSDDDDDLCAEDLCATDSDHDRPVVAPPMRPGNNHHHFEVDLGSRETAAAAGGQRNVEDGSGDNSSRMIELAVRI; encoded by the exons ATGGGCGGCTCGGGCTCGCGCGCTGCATCCACGGCCCATCGGCCCGTACCGCCTCCGCCGCAGCAGGCCCGCTCCGACGCTCTGGCCCTGAGCTCGGCGCCCCGGTCGGGACCGCTGCTGGTGCCCGGCTACGCCATGTTCTTCCGGCGCGCATGGAGCAGGCTGCGCAAGGCGCCGGCGTCGACCGCCGCGGCCCCCTACGCGTCGCCCGCGGACCTCCGCGACGCCGGAGTCGACCAGCAGTCGACCGGCAGCGCTTCGACGGCGGCCGAGGACAGCGGCAAGGCCCCGGGAGGAGGTCCCTCGGCGAGGGCCACGTCCTTGATGGGCGTCGTCATGTCCTCCGCGGCGGAGGAGAGGATACGGTGGCGCAG GAACGGCCGAGACCGCCGAAGAAGTTGGGGCTTCCGTAAACTGAAGACCAGGAGTGACTCGGCCGTCTCTAGTCCCGAGGACCCGGCTAGTCAGAAGGCGCCCACAAACGTCGCGGCAGACGTCGCCGGCGCCTTAGCAGAAGGCTCGCCGCGAAGTCCGTCTGCCAACAAGCCCGGACTGTCACCCGCGGGGACTCTCGACCCCACCACAGTCATCGGTGCGACGGCTGGAGCAGACGACTACGCCTGCCTCGCAGAAGACGACATCAATTGGTCCACCGGCTACGTCAAGCTTTGCTACATGCCGGACGCTCTCAACCAAG AGTGCAGCTCGTTCCAGGACCTGCGCAAGGGTCTTGACGAGTGTCCCGCGACCACTGTGCAAAGCCAGGTGGTCGTGGAACGCCTGCAGAGCGTGGAGCAGCGGGTGAACCTCCGCGACGGCAGGTCTGTCTTCAGCGAGACCACTGAGCGTATATGCTACGGCCGGAAGACGGCGCGAGTCGTCTCGGAGGGCGACGCCTCCGCGGAACAGGCATGCGAACTCATGACCTTCGACGCCGACGGCTCCATGACGACGGCGGTCCTCCAGAGGTCCGTCGTCGTCCAGCAGAAGCGTTCCGGGACCGACTGTCCTGGATGGCAGACGTCTACGCCGGACACCGCCGACGAAGAGCGGACAGTTCTCGCGGTCCCGCAGCAGCAGGTCCTCCAGACGACCTCTACGACAACGGCCGGGGTGACGCCAGAACCGATCGAGACCCGTCGCTGCGGCAGCCTGTCCCCTACGGGGCCCGCGGTGGGAAACTACTGTCCGGTGGGTCTTCTGATCCAGCCCCACcaacagcatcagcagcagcgccgACGTTGCTGGGGAAACGGCCTCTCCAACGACGACAACGGCAGGGGCGGTGCCGCGGTCCGGCGTCGGGACTCGGTTTTCGGCAGCGGCTCCTTCCTGTACGCCCTCAGGCACAGTCCCCCCGCAAACTTCCCGCCCCCGCACCCGCCCGCGACGTCCGAGCAGCAGCGCCAGCAGCAGTTCTGGTGCGGCGACCGCGGCAGTCTCGAGAACTACGCCGCCAGGGGAGACTTCAGCGGGCAGGCCGGCACCTGGCACAACCGTCACCGCCGCCACCGAGTTCCCAGAGCGGAACGGTGTTCCGGTTCCGCTGCGAGTTCCGAAGACGACGGCAGCGCCCTCGCGCGGAGGACGTCCTCGCGCCAGCGGTCGGGGACGGTCGCGGCGAAGGCGTCCTTCGACGACGGGGAGGTCGCGGACATCTTCATGTTcagcgacgatgacgacgacctctgcgcggaaGACCTCTGCGCGACCGACAGCGACCACGATCGCCCGGTGGTGGCGCCACCGATGCGGCCTGGCAACAACCACCACCACTTTGAGGTCGACCTCGGATCTCGAGAGACGGCCGCCGCAGCTGGGGGTCAAAGGAACGTCGAGGACGGTTCCGGGGACAACTCCTCGAGGATGATAGAGTTGGCGGTGCGCATCTGA